From the Kribbella sp. CA-293567 genome, the window AGGAGTACATCGCCCAGAAGGAGTGGCTCTTCCCGCCGGAGCCGCACCTGCGCCTGATCGGCGACCTGATGGAGTACTGCGCCACCAACATCCCGGCGTACAAGCCGTTGAGCGTCTCCGGCTACCACATCCGCGAGGCCGGTTCGACGGCCGCGCAGGAGCTTGCCTACACGCTCGCCGACGGCTTCGGGTACGTCGAACTCGGCTTGAGCCGGGGCCTCGACATCGACAAGTTCGCCTCCGGTCTGTCGTTCTTCTTCGACAGCCACCTGGACTTCTTCGAGGAGATCGCCAAGTTCCGCGCCAGCCGCCGGATCTGGGCCCGCTGGATGCGCGACGTCTACGGCGCGAAGACCGACAAGGCCCAGTGGCTGCGGTTCCACACCCAGACCGCGGGCGTATCGCTGACCGCCCAGCAGCCGACCCTCAACGTCGTCCGGACGGCGGTCGAGGCCCTCGCCGCGGTCCTCGGCGGCACCAACTCGCTGCACACCAACGCCCTGGACGAGACGCTCGCGCTGCCGACCGACCAGTCGGCCGAGATCGCGCTGCGGACCCAGTCGGTGCTGATGGAGGAGATCGGTGTCACCAACGTCGCCGACCCGCTCGGTGGTTCCTGGTACGTCGAGGCGCTGACCGACCAGATCGAGGCCGAGGCGGAGGAGATCTTCGCCCGGATCAAGGAGATGAGCCCGGACGGCACGATGACCGGCGGCATCCTGCGCGGGATCGAGGACGGCTGGTTCATGGCCGAGATCGCCGACGCGGCCTTCGAGTACCAGCAGAAGCTGGAGAAGGGCGAGAAGAAGATCGTCGGCGTGAACACCCAGACCGACACGGTGGCCGGCCGGCTGGAGATCCTCCGGGTCAGCCACGAGGTGGAGGTCGAGCAGTGCCGGGTGCTGGCGGCGCGCAAGACGCGACGCGACGAGGACCTGGTCCGACGTACGCTGTCGGCGCTGGTCGAGGCATCCCGAGGGACCGGCAGTCTGATCGAGCCCATGCTGGAGGCGGCGCGTGCGGAGGCCACGATGGGGGAGATCTGTCACGTTCTTCGGATCGAATGGGGCGAGTACCGAGAGCCCGCCCGCTTCTGAGGAAACGGCAGACCCCGACGGTACGGCGCCCGGCCGCGGCGGCGAGTCACCTCGCCGCTGGGGCAAACCCCAGGAGGGCGGCGGCCCGGCGTCGCCGGCCGACGGCCGTGGCGTGGTCGTGTGCGGTTCCGACCGGACGATGCTCCGGGTGGTCACCGAGCTGGTGAGCTCGGGCGAGCACGTGACGGCGATCGTCAATCCGGCGTCGCGGCACTTCGAGCGGATCGGCGAGCTCGGCGCCCAGGTGATCGGCGTACGGGTGGTGAGCGAGTCCGTCCTGCGCCGCGCCGGGATCGATGCCGGTGACCGCACCGCCTCCACTGCGCGGGCGCTGGTCCTGCTGGACACCGACGACGTCCGCAACCTGCACACCGCGCTGACCGCGCGCGACATGGACCCGAGCCTGCGGATCGTCATCCAGATGGTCAATCCCCGCCTCGGCGGGCAGTTGCACGAGCTGCTCGACGACTGCGTCGTCATCTCCGGGCCGTCGCTGGCAGCGCCCGCGTTCGTGGCCGACGCGCTGGAGGACGACGAGCTGATCTGGGTCGACATCGGTGGCCGGCGAATGGTCGCCGGTCCGGCCGACCGGATCAGCGACCCGCACCTGACTGTGCTGGCCGACACCACCTCGTCGGCGACCCCGGAGCTGCTGCCGGCCGACAGCGCCGACCCGGCCGGCGACATCGTGCTCGGCACCGGCGTACGGCGCCGGCGCGCGACCGCCGGCTCTCTGTGGCGGACCAAGGACGTCCGCCGGGCCGGCTGGCTGATGGCGACCCGCGACATCCTCGACCGGCGGGTCCGGACCATCGCCGCGGTGATGGCCGGCCTGGTCCTGGTCGGTACGGCGCTGACGCACTGGATCGCCCACATCGACTGGCTCCGCGCCCTCTACCTGGCAGCGGGCGCGGTCACCTCGGCCGGGATCGAGGACGACACGTTCTCCGACGCCAAGCCGTACGCCAAGGTCGCCGCGGTTGTGGTGCAGCTGACCGGCATCGTGCTGATGGCCCTGCTCACCGCCGTCATCGTCGACTCACTGATCGGCGCCCGGCTGTCGCGGGTGATCGGCGGGGTCCGAGGGCGACCTCGGAACCACGTCATCGTCTGCGGCCTCGGGACGGTGGGTGCCCGGGTGCTCGAGATCATGGTCGAGCGCGGGATCGCCGTGGTCGGGGTCGAACACGACGAGGACGCCCCCGGGGTGCAGACCGCGCACCGGTTGCGGATCCCGGTGATCATCGGCGACAGCAGCAACGAGGAGACGCTGCGGTCGGCCGGCGTCGAGCTGTGTCAGTCGATGCTCGCGCTCACCGACGGCGACATCACCAACCTCGAGTCCGCGATGGTGGCGCACGAACTGAACCCGGACGCCCGGATCACGATGCGGATGTTCGACCACGACCTGGCCCAGCGGGTCGAGCGGCAGCTCGGCCTCGGCCACAGCCGGTCGGTGTCGATGCTGGTCGCGCCCGCCATCGCCGCGGCCGTCTCGAACCGGCGCAGTCAGACGACCGTCCCGGCCGGCCGGCGCGTCCTGCTGCTGACGGAGGTCATCGTCGAGCGGGACTCGGTTGCGGTCGGCAAGCGTCTCGGTGAACTGGACGAAGAAGGCGGTCTGCGGGTGCTCGCCCGGTACGACGGCAGCGGCCCGTGGGACTGGTTGCCGGTTCCGCAGACGGGGGCCGCTGTCTCGCAGGCCTGGTACGAACAGACGGTGGAGCCGGGCACCCGGATCGCCGTCGCCGGCACCCGGAGCGGGCTGGCCAGACTGCTGCTGGCCACCCGCGCGCCACACCGTATCGGGCCGTCGGGGAGGATGGACCCATGAACGTAAGCAGTCAGCACGGAATGCGAGGACAGCGGTGAGCCAGCCGAACTTCTCCCGACCGGGAGCGATCGATCTGTCGTCCCTGCGCAAGCCGGCCGCACCGCGGCCCGGCAGCGCGCCCGGCGCCCCGGGCGGGCCCGGCAGAGCACCCGGTGGTCCGGCCGCCTCGGCCGGCGGCGCCTACGTGCTGAACGTGACCGAGCCGACCTTCCAGGCCGACGTGATCGAGCGCTCGCTCCAGGTTCCCGTCGTGGTCGAGTTCTGGTCACCGCGCTCGCCGGAGTCGCAGACCCTCAGCCCGACCCTGGTCCAGCTCTCCACCGAGTACGCCGGGAAGTTCCTGCTGGCCCGGATCGACATCGACGCGAACCCGCAGCTGGCCCAGGCGGTCGGCGTCCAGACGGTGCCGCTGGTGATCGCCGTACTGCGCGGTCAGGTCGTCCCGCTCTTCCAGGGTGCGGTCTCGGACGCCGAGGCCCGGCAGTACCTGGAGCAGCTGCTCACGGTTGCCGTGGCCAACGGAATCACCGGTCGCACGGACCCGGTCGGCCCGGCCGGCGACGCAGCGGCGGCACCGGCCGAGCCTGAGCCGGACCCGCGCTACGAGGCCGCCGAGGACGCGGTCGCCGCCGGTGATCTGGACGGCGCGATCGCGGCGTACGAGGCGTTGCTGAAGGAGACTCCGAACGACGCCGAGGCGAAGGCCGGGCTGTCCCGCGTCCAGCTGGTCAAGCGCACTCGCGACGTCCCGGCCGAGGTGCGCACGCGGGCCGCGGACAACCCCGAGGACGTCGAGGCGCAGCTGCTCGTCGCTGACGTGGACCTGATGGGCGGCCACGTCGACGACGCGTTCGCGCGCCTGATCAAGACGATCCAGGTGACCGCCGGCGATGACCGCAACACCGTTCGGCTGCACCTGCTGGAGCTGTTCGAGGTGGTCGGCGCCGACGACGAGCGAGTGATCAAGGCCCGCCGCCGGCTGATGGCCGCGCTCTTCTGATGCACCTGGAGCTCCCATAGGGAGTCGCCGTACCGCGTGCCTCTTACCAGGCCGCGCATGCGGACGCAGCGGGCGGTGTTCGGAGTGAGGTCGACGCTTCCGACACCGCCCGCTCCTGTTGTGGTGGAGTACACGTCACGCCAGGACGGGGAGCATGAGGTCAGGTGACCTCCGGGCCGGTGTAGTTGCCCAGGGCACGGAACCGCAGCCCGGGCTCGGCGTACTCCTCCAGGGCGTGAGCGGTCCAGCCGACGATGCGGGCGAGCGCGAACAAGGCCTCGCCCGCGTCGCGGTGGAAGCCGTAGGCCTGCATCAACGTCGCCAGCGCGAGGTCGCTGTTCGGGAAGCCGTTCACCTTCGCGGTGAGGTCGTGGACCCGGTCCATCACCGGCTCGCCGGCGAGTAGTCCGAACAGCACCTCGGCCCGCGGATCGCGCCGCTGGTAGATGCGATGGCCGAAGCCGGGCACGGAGTTGCCCGAGCGCAGTTCGTCGGAGAGCGCCTTGACGGGATCCTCCAGGGCACGGCCGAGGAACTGGTACGCCAGGGTGGTCGCGGCGCCGTGGTACTGGCCGTCGAGGGCGCCGAGGCCGGCCGACACGACGGAGTACAGGTTGGCTCGGGCACTGGCGGCGACCCGTGCTGCGATGGTCGATGCGGCGAGTCCGTGGTCGGCGAGCAGCACTAGGGCGGAGTTCAGCAGGTGTGGCCGCGCTGGCCGGGCTGACAGCTTCGGCCAGAGTCTCGCGGCGAAGCCGCCGTCGACCGTCTGCCCCGGCAGCGCGGTCACCAGCGCTCCGAGCAATTGCCGGGAGGTGGTGACGATCGAGTCGGGGGTCAGATCGAAGCGCAGTGGGTCTGCAGCGCCCAGGACTGCGACGGCGATTCGCAGCTGGTCGGCCATCCGGGCTCCGGGTGGCGCCACGGCCATTGCCTTGCGTGCCAGCTCCACCAGTTCCGGTGGTGCCGCGAACGGCTCGCTCGGCGCCAGGTCGCCGGTCCAGAGCAGTTCGGCGACAGACTCGAAGGTCTGTCCCGTCACCAGGTCGCGCACGGAGTGACCGCAGTAGTAGAGCTCGTCGTCGCGCAGTAGCGACAGGTGCGTCTCGATCCGCTCGATCGCGCCCGGATGGTCGACGCTGCGACCGGCGAGGCGCTCCACCTGGGCGGCGTCGAACAGGCTGCCTCGCCGTCCGCGCGCCCGGACGCTGGTGAGCTGGCCGCGGCTGACATAGGCGTAGACCGTCTCCGGCTTCACTTTCAGCCGCCGCGCCACCTCCGCGGTGGTCAGGTAATTCTCGTCACTCTGCTGCGCCATCGCGCGCTCCCCGCTGTACTCATGTTGACTGGATCAACATTGACAATAGTTGATTGGCGATCAAGTCTGAACTTCATGTCCATCACAGTCGAAGGTCCGATCGAAGTACCACCGGGGCTGCGCAACGTCATCGTCACGCAGACCCAGCTCGGAGACGTCCGAGGTGACGAGGGGTTCTACCACTACCGGCAGTACTCGGCGATCGAGCTGTCCCAGTCGAAGACGGTCGAGGATGTCTGGTTCCTGCTGTACGAAGGCCGGCTGCCCAGCACGGCCGAGCGTGCTGCCTTCAGTGCCGAGATCGCGCCGCTCCGCCCACTGCCGGCCGAAGTACGGGCTGTGCTTCCGGCGATCGCCGCTGCCGGCTCGTCCTTCAATCCACTGGCCGGTCTCCGTACTGCGCTGTCCCTGCTGGCCGCCGCCCGCGAACTGCCGCCGCTGTGGGACGCGGATCCGGCCCGGCGCAGGGCCGACGCGATGCTGGTCTGCGCCGTCACGCCGACGATCCTGGCCGCGCTGTACCGACTGCGCGAAGGACTGGAGCCGCTCGAGCCGCGCGCCGACCTGTCCACCGCCGCGAATTGGCTCTATCTGGTCACCGGCGAGGAGCCGACGCCGGCCAAGGCGAGCGCGATCGAGCACTACCTGATCTCGACCATCGACCATGGCTTCAACGCCTCGACCTTCACCGCCCGGGTGATCGCCTCGACCGGCGCCGATGTCGTGGCGGCGGTCGCCGGAGCCATCGGTGCTTTCTCCGGCCCGCTCCACGGGGGCGCTCCCGACCGGGCCCTCGCGAGCCTCGACGAGATCGGTACCCCGGACCGCATCGACGCCTGGGTCCGCGCGAAGGTCTCGGCCGGCGACCGGATCATGGGGTTCGGGCACGCCGTCTACCGCACCGAGGACCCTCGTTCCCTGATGCTCCGCGACCTCGCGCTCGCCCTCGGCGGAGACCTGGCCGACTTCGCCACCACGGTCGAGCGACGCATCGTCGAGGTGCTCGCCGAGCTCAAGCCCGGCCGCAACCTCTACGCCAACGTCGAGTTCTACGCCGGGGTGGTGATGTCGCTCTGCGACCTTCCGCGGGCCATGTTCACGCCGACGTTCGCGACCAGCCGGGTGATCGGCTGGACCGCCAACGTCCTGGAGCAGTCCGAGGACGCCAAGATCATCCGCCCTTCGGCTCGCTATGTCGGGCCACCGCCGGCCCGCGGCTAGCTAGCGGGTCTCGTCGACCAGTTGCCGGGCCGGCTTGAACCGCATGGTGCCGTCGTCGAGCCGGCCGTACCGCAGGGTGACCAGGTCTCGCGGGTAGTTCTGGCGCAGACGCCAGGGACCGTACGAGCCCTGGCGGGGGAGGATCGCGGCCGCCCGGCGGATGTAGCCGGAGGACAGGTCGACCACAGGCCGCGGCGGAGCGTCGTACTCGGCTCGGTCGATCTCCGGGACGCAGATGGCGGTGCCGGTCGCGTCGAGGTGGTTGAGGAGCCGGCAGACGTACTGCGAGGTCAGGTCGGAGCGGAGCGTCCAGGAGTTGTTGGTGTAGCCGATGCACCAGGCGAGGTTCGGTACGCCGCTCAGCATCATGCCCTTGTAGACGAAGGTGTCGTGCGGATCCACCCGGCGGCCGTCGACAGCCACCTCGATCTTGCCCAGTGCGACCATCTGCAGGCCGGTGGCCGTCACCACCAAGTCGGCGGGCAGTTCCTCGCCGGAGCGCAGCCGGATACCGGTGGGCGTGAAGGTGTCGATCTCGTCCGTCACCACCGACGCAGTACCGTCCCGTAGCGACTGGAAGAGGTCTGCGTCGGGCACCAGGCAGAGGCGCTGGTCCCATGGCTTGTACCGCGGCGTGAAGTGGGGGTCGGCCGGTACTGACTCGGGCAGCTCTTTGGCGACCGTGCTGTTGAGTAGCCAGGCCGCATGAGCCGGCCAGCGGCGGAAGGCGCCGTACACGGCGCTGCTGAAGGCGACGTTCTTCCCGCGGATGAGGTGGTGCGCCAACTGCTCCGGGAGGACGGCTCGCAGCTTGTCCGAGAAGGCGTCGGCCGCGGGGCGGGAGGCGACGTAGCTGGGGGAGCGCTGCAGCATCGTCACGTGAGCGGCAGTGGGAGCCATGGCCGGTACCAGGGTGACGGCGGTGGCGCCGCTGCCGATCACCACGACGCGTTTGCCGGTGTAGTCGAGATCGTCGGGCCAGTGCTGGGGATGCACGACCTGCCCCTGGAAGTCGTTGAGGCCCGGGAAGTCCACGACGTGCCCGCTGTCGTAGTTGTAGTAGCCGCTGCAGGCGTAGAGGAACGAGCAGGTGAAGGTGTCGGTGGCCGTCTCGACCGTCCACAGTGCGTCCTCGGACGACCAGGAAGCTCGCAGCACCTGCTGGTTGAACCGGATGTGCTTGTCGATCCCGTACGTCGTCGCTGTCTCGTGCAGGTAGTCCAGGATGGACGGGCCGTCGGCGATCGCCTTCGCGGCCTTCCAAGGGTGGAAGGGAAAGCCGAGCGTGAACATGTCGCTGTCGGACCGCACGCCGGGGTAGCGGAACAGGTCCCAGGTGCCGCCGAGGTTCTCGCGGCCCTCGAGGATCGCGTACGAGTGGCTGGGGGCCTGGGTCTGCAGGCGGTAGGCGGCGCCGATGCCGGACAGACCGGCGCCGACGATCAGCACGTCCAGGTGCACCACGGGTTCCTCCTGGGTTCCTGTTGAGTACATGGTCAACAGTAGGCGAAAAGTCGATCCTTGGTGTTGTCGATTCCGTCCGGCGTCGTTCGTCAGCAAGATGTCCACCAGAAACCCCTAGACGAGGGAGCCAGAGATGGCGCAGTACATGTTCATGCTGTTCGACAGCGAGGAGTGGTACGACAACGTCACGCCGGAGGTCTGGCAGGAGGCGATGCAGCTGCACAACGCCTTCGGTGAGGCGGTCGAGGCGGCGGGCGCGAGGATTCTCGGCGGCGAGGCGCTGGAGCGGTCGACCACGGCGAGCACCGTGCGGCAACCCGACGGCGATCCGATCGTCACCGACGGCCCGTTCATCGAGACCAAGGAGGCGCTCGGCGGCTTCTACCTGATCGAGTGCAAGGACCTCGACCAGGCGCTGGCCCTGGCCAAGCTCTGCCCATCGGGCTACGTGGAGATCCGCCCGGTGATGAACACGTCCGAGGAAGCGGCTCCGTCGGCCTGACCCCTGACCCCTGGCTCTGGGTGCGGGGTGCGGGGTGCGCCGTCGGCCACGCGACGGCGCACCCGCGCGGGACTTGGTAGGAAGGTGGCTCGAGGAGGAAGGTGATGGAGTGGGAGCGGGCGGGGCTACGGCGCGGGAGGTCGCGGGGCTGGTCGAGCGGGCGCATCGGGCGCACTGGTCGACGGTGCTGGCCTCGACCGTGCGGCTGACGCGGGATCTGGATCTGGCCGAGGACTGTGCGCAGGACGCGTTCGTGCAGGCGTTGCGGACGTGGCCCGACGAGACGCCCGCGAATCCGGCGGGCTGGCTGGTGACCGTCGCACGACGGTTGGCACTCGATCGGTTGCGCCGGGAGACGACGCTGCGGCGCAAGCTGCCGTTGCTGATCGAGGATCCGGCGTCACCAGGCGCCGGGGAGCAGCCGACCGATCCGTTGCGGCTGGTCTTCACCTGCTGCCACCCGGCGCTCGCGCGGGATTCACAGATCGCGCTGACGCTGCGGCTGATCTGTGGACTGACCACGCGGGAGGTCGCGGCCGGGCTGCTGATCAGCGAGGCGACGGCCGCGGCGCGGATCACCCGGGCGAAGAAGAAGATCGCCGCGGCCCGTATCCCGTACCGGATACCGGCCGACGACGAGCTGGCCGAGCGGCTGGACGTGGTGCTGACGGTGGTGCAACTCGTCTACACGGCGGGGCACGTGGCGGCCGGGCCGGAGCTGACTCGTGCGGATCTGACCGGGCGCGCGCTGGAGCTGGCGCACCTGCTGGTGCGCTTGATGCCGGCTGAGCCGGAGCCCAACGCGTTGCTCGCGTTGCTGCAGCTGACCCAAGCGCGCGGCGACGCCCGGGTCAGTGGCGACGGCGAGCTCGTGCTGCTCGCTGACCAGGACCGCCGGCGCTGGGACGTGAAGCTGCTCGCCGAGGGAGTGTCGCGGGCCACCGCCGCACTGCACCAAGGACAGGCCCGCTTCGCCCTGCAAGCCGCGGTCGCCGGACTGCACGTCACCGCGCCGTCGTGGGAGCAGACCGACTGGCATCAGGTCGTCCGCATGTACGACGCGATGCTGCTCAGCTGGCCGTCCCCGATCGTCGCTCTCAACCGCGCCGCCGCCCACAGCCTGGTCCCCGGCGCCGACCTGATGGCCGTCCTCGCCGAACTAGATGCCTTAAGCAACGAACAGGTGCTGAAGTCCTACGCCTATCTCCCCGCCACCCGCGCCGACGTGCTGGCCCGCCTCGGCCGCGCCGCCGAAGCCGTCCACGCGTACGACGAAGCCATCACCCTGACCGCCAACGAAACCGAACGCCGCTTTCTCACCCGCCGCCGCGACTCCCTCCCGTGACGCCGCTCGATCTACGGGGTTCGTGCTTGACTTGGGAGATGAGTTCGCCGGCCGATCAGCCCTTGCAGTTGGCGGTTGAGTACTTCGAGCGGCACGCCTCGGGAGCGGTGAGACTGCTCGGGCAGGGGATGGAAGGGGCGGTCTACGACCTGGGTGGTGGGCTGGTCGGGAAACTGTGGTTCGACCGGGCTGCCGACGAGATCGCGCCGCTGCAGGCTTTCCTGGTCGAGCTCGGTGAGCAGGAGTTGCCGTTCAGGACTCCGCGGATCACTCGCGTCGACAGCTTGGACGGCCACGCCGTCAGCGTCGAGAAGCGGCTGGGTGGTCGGCCGCTGCGCGACGTACTCGAGAGTGGTGCGTTGAGCGAGCGGGACGGGCTGGAGCTGTTCGTGGAGATGGTCGAAGCGCTGGGCCGCACCCGGGCCGGTGCGGCGACGAAGGCGTTGCCGCTGCTCGGTGAGGCGGCGGCGCCGGGGGAGTGGGGTGAGCGTCTCGCGGAGTTGGTGCGGCAGCGGGCGGTGCAGTCGTGCGAGTATCTCGCGACCGATGTCGAGAACTTCGAAGAGCTGCTCGCCCAGGTGCTCGCCGGGTTGTCCGCGATCCGGCTCGAACAGGCACAGATCGTGCACGGCGACATCTGCACGCCCAACGTCCTGGTCGACGACGACGTTCGGCTCGCGCTGCTCGACTGGGGCTTCTTCACCACCGCCGGCGACAACACCTTCGATGCCTCCACCGCGGCGGCCTTCTACGACATGTACAGCCCAGCGGCACGCACGGTGGACGACCTGCTCGTGCAGCGGTTCGAGGCGCTCGGCCACGACCGCGACCGCATGTACCTGTACCGAGCCGCCTACGCCATCGCCACGGCCACCATCTACAGCCCGACCGCGGCTGACGGCCACTACACCTGGTGCGTCGGCAACCTCAACCGGGCGGACATCAGAGCTGCGTTGTGATCGGGTGACCGTCGCGCAGATTGTGCAGGGCGTCGGGCGCCGCGAGGACGACGGGTAGCCGACGGGCGTTGAGCGGTGAGACGAGGCCGGCGAGCTCGTCGGCGGAGTACCAGGCGACGCCGAGAATCTCGAAGCCGTCGGGGGTCAGCGACTCCAGCAGCGACGGGTCGTGGACGCCGCCGTCGTACAGGATCTCGATGGCGTCGCCCCAGCCTTGCCAACGCGGGAGCCAGTCGATCGCGAGGACGCCGGCCAGCGGCAACTGGAAGCCGAGTTCTTCCTGCAGTTCGCGCAGGGCGCCGGTCGCCGGGTCCTCGTCCGGTTCGACGACGCCGCCGGGCAGTTCCAAGTCCTGCTTGTAGCTGACCTTGCAGAGCAGCACCCGGCCTTCGGTGTCGCGGACCACCACGTGGGCAATTACCCGCTTCTTCGGCAGCACCGAATCCATCAGTGCCGTCCACCCGGGCAAACTGTCGGCCCGCGGATCGTCCCGTCGCAGTCCGTAGACGGCCACGTCGCGGCGCTCGCCCTGGAGCACGGCCCCGCCGCGGAGCAACCCCTCACGCCGGAAGCCCGAGCGGATCGCCACTCGCACGGAAGCGCGGTTGTCGGGGTCGACCTCGGCCTGCAGCCGATCCAGCCCCAGCTCGCCGAAGGCGTAGACCGTCAGCATCCGTACTGCGCGCTGCGCGACCCCGCGGCCGCGATACGGCTTGTAGGTGGTCCAGGACACCTGGCCGACGCCAGGTGACACCCGGCGGATCTCGATCGTCCCGACCGGGCCGGTCTCACCCGCGAGCTCGATGACGAAGTTCACCACCGCGCGGTCGTCGGCGTACTGCGTCCGCCCGCGCTCGACGGCCTCGACCAGCCCGGACCTCGGCGGAAGGCCCGGGAACCCGAACCAGCGCGCCAGTTCGTCATCGGCGAGGTGGTGGGCGGCGTCGATGTCCTCGTCGCGCCACGGCCGGAGCGTGAGTTCGCCATCGGTCAGGGTCGGCTGAGGGGGTACGTCAGGCACGGCGGTCACTCCGCGAACGCTACCCGTCCGCGGTGACCGGGCGACCAGCGGTCCGAAACGGCCGAAATCCCGACGCAGCGTGGCCGCCGGATCGACGGAGAGTATCGCCGAAAACTTTCTCAAAAAAATTCGGCCGACAGGCTAACTTTTTCGGCTCCCTGCACGTCTATCACTATGAAAGCGGGTGAGAGTGCGTCGGGGCGGACGCGGGCTCACCCGCTTTCGACTTGTCAGCCGTCGTACCGGAACCAGACCGTGCTCAGCGGCGGAACCGAGATCTCCGCGCTGGCCGCCATCCCGTGCCACGCCTGGCCGTCGGCCTCGACGCCGCCGAAGTTGCCGACCCCGGAGCCGCCGTAGACCTCGGCATCGGTGTTGACCAGCTCCTGCCAGTGACCGGAGAACGGCAGACCGATCCGGTACCCGTGGTGCGGCACCGCCGAGAAGTTGGTGACACAGGCCAGCGTCGGCTGACCCTCGTCGCCGAACCGGACGAAGGAGAAGACGTTGTTGCTGGCGTCGTTGGCGTCGATCCAGGAGAACTTGTCCGGCGCGTGGTCGCTACCCCACAGCGCCTTGGTGTCCTTGTAGTTCAGGTTCAGGTCCTTGACCAGCTGCTGCAGCCCGCGGTGGTCGGAGTGATCCAGCAGCCACCAGTCGAGCTCGCCCTTCTCCGACCACTCCGACTCCTGGCCGAACTCGCAGCCCATGAAGAGCAGTTGCTTGCCCGGGTGCGCCCACTGCATCGCCAGGAAGGCCCGCACGTTGGCGAGCTGCTGCCACCGGTCGCCGGGCATCTTGCGCAGCAGCGAGCCCTTGCCGTGCACGACCTCGTCGTGGGAGATCGGCAGCACGAAGTTCTCGGAGTACGCGTACATCATCGAGAAGGTCAGTTCGCTGTGGTGGTACTGCCGGTAGATCGGCTCGTGCTCGAGATAGCTGAGCGAGTCGTTCATCCAGCCCATGTTCCACTTGAAGCCGAAGCCGAGCCCGCCCAGATGCGTCGCGCGGGTGACGCCCGGCCAGGAGGTCGACTCCTCGGCGACGGTGATGACGCCCGGCACCCGCTTGTAGAGGGTCGCGTTCATCTCCTGCAGGAACGAGACGGCTTCGAGGTTCTCGCGGCCGCCGTACTGGTTCGGCACCCACTGGCCCTCCTCGCGGGAGTAGTCCAGGTAGAGCATCGAGGCGACGGCGTCCACGCGCAGGCCGTCGATGTGGAACTCCTCGGCCCAGTAGACCGCGTTCGCGACCAGGAAGTTGCGGACCTGCGGGCGGCCGAA encodes:
- a CDS encoding NUDIX hydrolase; protein product: MTAVPDVPPQPTLTDGELTLRPWRDEDIDAAHHLADDELARWFGFPGLPPRSGLVEAVERGRTQYADDRAVVNFVIELAGETGPVGTIEIRRVSPGVGQVSWTTYKPYRGRGVAQRAVRMLTVYAFGELGLDRLQAEVDPDNRASVRVAIRSGFRREGLLRGGAVLQGERRDVAVYGLRRDDPRADSLPGWTALMDSVLPKKRVIAHVVVRDTEGRVLLCKVSYKQDLELPGGVVEPDEDPATGALRELQEELGFQLPLAGVLAIDWLPRWQGWGDAIEILYDGGVHDPSLLESLTPDGFEILGVAWYSADELAGLVSPLNARRLPVVLAAPDALHNLRDGHPITTQL
- a CDS encoding aminoglycoside phosphotransferase family protein codes for the protein MSSPADQPLQLAVEYFERHASGAVRLLGQGMEGAVYDLGGGLVGKLWFDRAADEIAPLQAFLVELGEQELPFRTPRITRVDSLDGHAVSVEKRLGGRPLRDVLESGALSERDGLELFVEMVEALGRTRAGAATKALPLLGEAAAPGEWGERLAELVRQRAVQSCEYLATDVENFEELLAQVLAGLSAIRLEQAQIVHGDICTPNVLVDDDVRLALLDWGFFTTAGDNTFDASTAAAFYDMYSPAARTVDDLLVQRFEALGHDRDRMYLYRAAYAIATATIYSPTAADGHYTWCVGNLNRADIRAAL
- a CDS encoding YciI family protein — translated: MAQYMFMLFDSEEWYDNVTPEVWQEAMQLHNAFGEAVEAAGARILGGEALERSTTASTVRQPDGDPIVTDGPFIETKEALGGFYLIECKDLDQALALAKLCPSGYVEIRPVMNTSEEAAPSA
- a CDS encoding RNA polymerase sigma factor; the encoded protein is MGAGGATAREVAGLVERAHRAHWSTVLASTVRLTRDLDLAEDCAQDAFVQALRTWPDETPANPAGWLVTVARRLALDRLRRETTLRRKLPLLIEDPASPGAGEQPTDPLRLVFTCCHPALARDSQIALTLRLICGLTTREVAAGLLISEATAAARITRAKKKIAAARIPYRIPADDELAERLDVVLTVVQLVYTAGHVAAGPELTRADLTGRALELAHLLVRLMPAEPEPNALLALLQLTQARGDARVSGDGELVLLADQDRRRWDVKLLAEGVSRATAALHQGQARFALQAAVAGLHVTAPSWEQTDWHQVVRMYDAMLLSWPSPIVALNRAAAHSLVPGADLMAVLAELDALSNEQVLKSYAYLPATRADVLARLGRAAEAVHAYDEAITLTANETERRFLTRRRDSLP